In the genome of Raphanus sativus cultivar WK10039 chromosome 4, ASM80110v3, whole genome shotgun sequence, one region contains:
- the LOC108831682 gene encoding uncharacterized protein LOC108831682, whose translation MYNNNMGPQAVPQQPNPFGNAFSGPGSGLIRSGLGAYGEKIFGSSSEYVQSNITRYFSDPQYYFQVNDQYVRNKLKIVLLPFLHRGHWARISEPVGGRLSYKPPIYDINAPDLYIPLMAFGTYLVLAGLSLGLFGKFSPEALNWLFVKGMVGWFMQVMLLKMTLVSLGSGEAPLLDIVAYAGYAFTGLCLAVLGKIMWGYSYYVLIPWTCLCTGVFLVKTMKRVLFAEARSYDSSRHHYLLIFVALAQFPLLIWLGNISVNWLF comes from the exons ATGTATAACAACAACATGGGACCTCAGGCAGTTCCTCAGCAGCCTAACCCTTTTGGCAATGCCTTCTCTGGACCTGGCTCTGGCCTTATTCGAAGTGGGTTGGGTGCTTATGGGGAAAAAATATTCGGATCCAGCTCTGAGTATGTGCAGAGCAAC ATAACTCGTTACTTCTCCGATCCTCAATACTATTTCCAAGTGAATGACCAGTACGTGAGGAACAAGTTGAAGATTGTTCTGCTTCCTTTCCTTCATAGG GGACACTGGGCTAGAATCTCTGAGCCTGTTGGGGGAAGACTTTCATACAAGCCTCCTATATATGATATTAATGCTCCGGATTTATACATTCCACTCATGGCCTTTGGCACCTATCTTGTTCTCGCTGGTCTATCACTAGGACTCTTTGGGAA GTTTTCTCCGGAAGCTCTGAACTGGCTTTTTGTGAAAGGAATGGTTGGATGGTTTATGCAAGTCATGCTGCTGAAGATGACATTGGTTTCGTTGGGTAGTGGAGAAGCACCACTCTTGGATATCGTGGCGTATGCAGGCTATGCTTTCACGGGTCTCTGCTTAGCTGTTCTTGGAAAGATCATGTGGGGATACTCTTACTATGTTCTGATTCCGTGGACCTGCTTGTGCACCGGGGTTTTCTTAGTGAAGACAATGAAGCGAGTTCTCTTTGCTGAAGCTAGGAGTTATGACTCTAGCAGGCATCACTACCTCTTGATCTTTGTAGCGTTAGCTCAGTTCCCTCTTTTGATCTGGCTTGGTAACATTAGTGTCAATTGGCTCTTTTGA
- the LOC108837615 gene encoding MDIS1-interacting receptor like kinase 1: MLKEKPYTMAAKTQPSSPSLLLMSLFLLLVVPSSVLSATLRSDIQALESIIRSIDPSSISPSSYLSTWDFSEDPCEGSGTFLGVMCSFPLENTTSRVTEVDLDDDGYDGFLSDEVGNLTELTVLSLNRNRFRGPIPETVFQLKKLTKLSLSENFFTGDITPGITWLKELKTIDLSKNSIAGEIPPRISSLRSLTHLILSNNHLDGRIPPLNGLWKLQVLELGNNHLSGTLPKLPPSLRTLSLCYNSLAGRISPLHRLKHLVSLDVSQNRFSGIIGHQILTFPEISHINVSFNQFISIEVVQVIGIESRLRILDAEGNQLQGHLPLNLPTYGNLKYINLRSNKFSGDIPRIYGKRLESSWRSLYLENNYLTGLLPEEFQRLSKQVRGSLSNNCLQCPKNVPICQGVQKPKSQCTNAMQKERLE, from the coding sequence ATGTTAAAGGAAAAACCATACACAATGGCTGCTAAAACACAACCATCTTCCCCTTCCTTACTACTCATGTCCTTGTTCTTACTACTTGTTGTCCCTTCATCAGTTCTCTCAGCCACTCTTCGATCTGATATCCAAGCTCTAGAGTCTATCATACGCAGCATTGATCCAAGTTCCATCTCCCCTTCCTCTTACCTCAGCACATGGGACTTCTCTGAAGACCCTTGTGAAGGCTCAGGGACGTTCTTGGGAGTTATGTGTTCTTTCCCTCTCGAGAACACCACGAGCAGAGTCACAGAGGTTGACCTTGACGATGATGGCTATGACGGTTTCCTCTCTGATGAAGTAGGGAACCTGACAGAGCTCACTGTCCTTAGCCTCAACAGGAACAGGTTCCGTGGTCCAATACCAGAAACTGTGTTCCAACTCAAGAAACTCACCAAACTCTCCCTCTCTGAAAACTTCTTCACCGGAGACATAACCCCTGGAATCACCTGGCTCAAGGAGCTCAAAACCATAGACCTGTCCAAGAACAGCATCGCCGGTGAGATCCCTCCAAGGATCTCATCCTTGAGAAGCTTGACACACCTGATCTTATCAAATAACCATCTAGACGGGAGAATACCTCCACTCAACGGCTTGTGGAAGCTACAGGTGTTAGAACTCGGTAACAATCACCTTTCCGGAACCCTCCCTAAGCTTCCACCAAGTCTAAGAACTCTATCTCTCTGCTACAACAGCCTTGCAGGACGTATATCGCCCTTGCATAGGCTGAAACATCTTGTGTCACTAGATGTGAGCCAGAACAGATTCTCAGGCATCATTGGTCATCAAATCCTAACGTTTCCAGAGATATCACACATCAATGTGTCTTTCAACCAGTTCATATCCATAGAGGTTGTTCAGGTTATAGGCATTGAATCCCGCCTGCGGATACTTGACGCTGAAGGAAACCAGTTACAAGGTCACCTTCCACTGAACCTGCCGACTTATGGTAACTTGAAGTATATCAATCTGCGGAGCAACAAGTTCTCTGGAGATATTCCGAGGATTTACGGGAAAAGACTTGAGAGTTCATGGAGAAGCTTGTACTTGGAGAACAACTACCTCACAGGTTTGCTTCCTGAGGAGTTTCAAAGGCTCTCCAAGCAAGTCAGAGGAAGCCTTTCCAATAACTGTCTGCAATGTCCTAAGAACGTTCCAATCTGCCAAGGAGTACAAAAGCCAAAATCACAATGCACCAATGCAATGCAGAAGGAGCGCTTAGAGTAG
- the LOC108831128 gene encoding probable fructokinase-4, whose protein sequence is MATFNGEKSLIVSFGEMLIDFVPTVSGVSLSEAPVFIKAPGGAPANVAIAVSRLGGRAAFVGKLGDDEFGHMLAGILKQNGVSAEGINFDTGARTALAFVTLRSDGEREFMFYRNPSADMLLRPDELNLDLIRSAKVFHYGSISLIVEPCRSAHLKAMEVAKEAGALLSYDPNLRLPLWPSKEEAKKQILSIWDKAEVIKVSDEELMFLTGSDNVDDETALSLWHGNLKLLLVTLGEKGCNYYTKSFRGSVDPFHVNAVDTTGAGDSYVGALLCNIVDDRSVLEDEARLREVLKFANACGAITTTKKGAIPALPTVSEVQTLLNAKTDLQPEFYFLVFNCWLCALVLYS, encoded by the exons ATGGCTACATTCAACGGCGAGAAAAGCTTGATCGTGAGCTTCGGCGAGATGCTCATCGACTTTGTCCCCACCGTCTCCGGCGTATCACTCTCCGAGGCTCCTGTCTTCATCAAGGCTCCCGGTGGTGCACCTGCCAACGTTGCTATTGCTGTCTCTCGTCTCGGTGGTCGTGCTGCTTTTGTCGGAAAGCTCGGGGACGATGAGTTCGGTCACATGCTCGCCGGAATCTTGAAACAAAACGGTGTCTCTGCTGAAGGAATCAACTTCGACACTGGAGCTAGGACGGCGCTAGCGTTCGTGACGCTTAGATCTGATGGAGAACGTGAGTTCATGTTTTACCGGAACCCTAGCGCCGACATGCTCCTCCGTCCCGATGAGCTTAACCTCGATCTCATCAGATCT GCCAAGGTGTTCCACTATGGATCCATAAGTCTCATCGTTGAGCCATGTAGATCTGCTCACCTGAAAGCCATGGAGGTGGCTAAAGAAGCTGGTGCGTTGCTCTCTTATGACCCAAACTTGAGGCTACCTTTGTGGCCTTCCAAGGAAGAAGCTAAGAAGCAGATTCTTAGCATCTGGGACAAAGCTGAAGTGATCAAAGTCAGTGATGAAGAGCTTATGTTCTTGACTGGATCTGATAATGTTGATGATGAGACTGCTTTGTCTCTGTGGCATGGTAACTTGAAACTTCTCTTGGTCACTTTGGGTGAGAAGGGTTGTAACTATTACACCAAG AGCTTCCGTGGATCTGTTGATCCTTTCCATGTGAACGCTGTGGATACAACTGGTGCTGGAGATTCATATGTTGGTGCTTTACTTTGCAACATTGTTGATGACCGCTCTGTTCTCGAG GATGAAGCTCGTCTCAGGGAAGTGCTAAAGTTTGCTAATGCATGTGGAGCCATTACAACTACCAAGAAAGGAGCAATTCCAGCTCTTCCAACAGTGTCTGAGGTTCAGACTCTCCTGAATGCAAAAACTGATTTACAACCAGAGTTTTACTTTCTTGTTTTTAATTGTTGGCTTTGTGCTCTGGTTCTGTACTCATAG
- the LOC130511412 gene encoding uncharacterized protein LOC130511412 produces MVGDRRRGVQNGVAGDKIKVSNRFGELGEEEETEELGGNVERADENKENENTANIALAGSNKGFGKAVAFVANGNNGKQMTNRVGHKEKKAGNQRGPYPLKLQSKNAGPTRGLVFGPTRGEMELSVNGKRLRVEKENVGRPGGVFVGNGGIAREEKETEDGGEQRELQAQDLSKDNPPADESISWVEQDREISGRVDA; encoded by the coding sequence ATGGTGGGAGATAGAAGAAGGGGAGTTCAAAATGGGGTTGCAGGAGACAAGATAAAGGTGTCGAATAGATTTGGAGAATTAGGCGAAGAAGAGGAAACGGAGGAGCTAGGAGGTAATGTGGAGAGAGCAGATGAGAATAAAGAGAATGAGAATACCGCAAACATAGCCTTAGCGGGTTCGAATAAAGGGTTTGGGAAAGCTGTTGCATTTGTGGCAAATGGGAATAACGGGAAGCAGATGACAAACAGAGTTGGTCATAAGGAGAAGAAAGCTGGTAACCAGCGAGGCCCATATCCACTAAAACTCCAGTCAAAGAATGCTGGGCCCACTCGTGGGCTGGTCTTTGGCCCAACAAGAGGTGAAATGGAGTTATCGGTGAACGGGAAGAGACTGAGAGTGGAGAAAGAAAATGTCGGCAGACCAGGTGGTGTTTTTGTTGGCAATGGGGGGATTGCACGAGAAGAGAAAGAGACTGAAGATGGTGGTGAGCAGAGAGAGTTGCAAGCGCAAGATCTTTCGAAGGATAACCCGCCAGCTGATGAATCGATATCCTGGGTGGAGCAGGATAGAGAGATATCGGGCAGAGTGGATGCATAA